From Pseudoxanthomonas sp. CF385, a single genomic window includes:
- a CDS encoding GFA family protein, translated as MADTVHTGGCQCGAIRFRVTGELKDASICHCRMCQKAFGAYYAPLVSTRGALLAWTRGEPKRFRSSNVVQRGFCADCGTPLTYEAPDGVAIAAGAFDEPAGLAPWVQYGVEGKLPYVDGLPALPQRRTEEDEGAAAFLADVVSFQHPDHDTPAWPPR; from the coding sequence GTGGCCGATACCGTGCACACCGGCGGCTGCCAATGCGGCGCAATCCGCTTTCGCGTCACGGGTGAACTCAAGGATGCGTCCATCTGCCATTGCCGCATGTGCCAGAAAGCATTCGGTGCGTACTACGCACCGCTGGTGTCCACGCGCGGCGCACTGCTGGCATGGACGCGTGGAGAACCGAAACGCTTCCGCTCGTCGAACGTGGTCCAGCGCGGCTTCTGCGCCGACTGCGGCACGCCGCTGACCTACGAGGCACCGGATGGCGTGGCGATCGCCGCGGGCGCTTTCGACGAACCGGCCGGACTGGCGCCGTGGGTGCAGTATGGCGTGGAGGGCAAGCTGCCCTACGTGGATGGCCTGCCGGCACTGCCGCAGCGGCGTACCGAAGAGGACGAGGGTGCGGCCGCGTTCCTCGCCGACGTGGTGTCCTTCCAGCACCCGGACCACGACACGCCGGCCTGGCCGCCGCGCTGA
- the rnr gene encoding ribonuclease R, translated as MTKNTKNGGGKKPGAPAKAGPKPASRNAPKTGGTPAGKPGKPAKKSLPPWMPDQPASGGRARPGASASHRAGPPPRAAGRFVDPHAQREAQRYDQPIASREAILGFLEAAEGPQTAEEIAGPLGLDAPDRFEALSKRLGAMVRDGQLVQNRRGGFAPVQHTDLIAGTVIANPDGFGFLRPDTGGGDDLFLPPFEMRKVMHGDRALANVTGIDRRGRREGSIARVLERGVTRLIGRFGFEVGIAYVAPDDKRIQRNVQIPQDATGGARDGQLVVVELTQAPDARRPPIGKVIAVLGDSLTPSLVVEAAIHGHNLPHEFPQEVLDEATAVPLVVEPAMVGDRVDLRSTPLVTIDGEDAKDFDDAVYCEPTRDGFRLIVAIADVSHYVRPGTPLDDEAQKRATSVYFPGYVVPMLPETLSNGICSLNPKVDRMTFVCDMQVNREGEVTASKFYEAVMNSHARLTYTQVWKAVGENDEETRAQIAPVLPHVERLYQLYHVLAKARTQRGAIEFESSEVRFVLDNRGEVTQAGMLVRNDAHKLIEECMIAANVEAARFLLKANIPAPYRIHDKPPETKYMDLLEFLKEFKLSMPPWGKVQPKDFTQLLKKVRERPDAALLESVLLRSQSLAVYAPENIGHFGLALASYAHFTSPIRRYPDLLVHRAIKHGLSRKPVDAFQYSPRDMAALALQCSERERRADEAEREVDERFRAAWMEKHVGGQFDGVISGVTSFGLFVELDASKVNGLVHVTQLPHDYYHFDPVRKTLSGERRGLSYRLGDRVRIIVLKASLEERKIDFRLVEDKTKDTGLPPPPTRGQPAKRKKQKY; from the coding sequence ATGACCAAGAACACCAAGAACGGCGGCGGCAAGAAGCCCGGCGCGCCCGCCAAGGCCGGCCCGAAGCCGGCATCCCGCAACGCCCCCAAGACCGGTGGCACGCCTGCCGGCAAGCCGGGCAAGCCCGCCAAGAAAAGCCTGCCACCCTGGATGCCCGACCAGCCCGCATCGGGCGGCCGTGCCAGGCCCGGCGCCTCGGCCTCCCACCGTGCCGGTCCGCCGCCACGCGCGGCGGGCCGCTTCGTCGACCCGCATGCGCAGCGCGAAGCGCAGCGCTACGACCAGCCCATCGCCAGCCGGGAGGCCATCCTCGGTTTCCTGGAAGCGGCGGAGGGCCCGCAGACCGCGGAGGAGATCGCCGGTCCGCTCGGCCTGGATGCACCCGACCGCTTCGAGGCCCTCTCCAAGCGTCTGGGGGCGATGGTCCGCGACGGCCAGCTCGTGCAGAACCGCCGCGGTGGTTTCGCTCCGGTCCAGCACACCGACCTGATCGCCGGCACGGTGATCGCCAACCCGGACGGCTTCGGCTTCCTCCGCCCTGACACGGGCGGGGGCGACGACCTGTTCCTGCCGCCGTTCGAAATGCGCAAGGTGATGCATGGCGACCGCGCGCTGGCCAACGTCACAGGCATCGACCGTCGCGGCCGCCGCGAGGGCAGCATCGCGCGCGTGCTGGAGCGCGGCGTCACCCGCCTGATCGGCCGCTTCGGGTTCGAAGTCGGCATCGCCTACGTCGCCCCCGACGACAAGCGTATCCAGCGCAACGTGCAGATCCCGCAGGACGCGACCGGTGGCGCGCGCGACGGGCAGCTCGTCGTCGTCGAACTGACCCAGGCGCCGGATGCGCGCCGTCCGCCCATCGGCAAGGTGATCGCCGTGCTCGGCGACAGCCTCACGCCGTCGCTCGTCGTCGAGGCGGCCATCCACGGCCACAACCTGCCGCACGAGTTCCCGCAGGAGGTGCTGGACGAAGCCACCGCGGTTCCGCTCGTGGTGGAGCCGGCGATGGTCGGCGACCGCGTCGACCTGCGGTCCACGCCGCTGGTCACGATCGACGGCGAGGACGCGAAGGACTTCGACGATGCCGTCTATTGCGAACCCACCCGCGACGGCTTCCGCCTGATCGTCGCCATCGCCGACGTCTCCCACTACGTGCGTCCCGGCACGCCGCTGGACGACGAGGCGCAGAAGCGCGCGACCTCCGTCTACTTCCCCGGTTACGTGGTGCCGATGCTGCCTGAGACGCTGTCCAACGGCATCTGCTCGCTGAATCCGAAGGTCGACCGCATGACCTTCGTCTGCGACATGCAGGTCAACCGCGAGGGCGAGGTGACCGCGTCGAAGTTCTACGAGGCGGTGATGAACTCGCACGCGCGCCTGACCTACACACAGGTGTGGAAGGCCGTCGGCGAGAACGACGAGGAGACCCGTGCGCAGATCGCGCCGGTGCTGCCGCATGTCGAGCGCCTGTACCAGCTGTACCACGTGCTGGCGAAGGCGCGCACGCAGCGCGGCGCCATCGAATTCGAGAGTTCGGAAGTCCGCTTCGTGCTGGACAACCGGGGCGAGGTCACCCAGGCCGGCATGCTGGTGCGCAACGACGCGCACAAGCTGATCGAGGAGTGCATGATCGCCGCCAACGTGGAGGCGGCCCGCTTCCTGCTGAAGGCGAACATCCCCGCGCCTTACCGCATCCACGACAAGCCGCCGGAAACGAAGTACATGGACCTGCTGGAATTCCTCAAGGAGTTCAAGCTGTCGATGCCGCCGTGGGGCAAGGTGCAGCCCAAGGATTTCACCCAGCTGCTGAAGAAGGTGCGCGAACGGCCGGATGCCGCGCTGCTCGAGTCGGTCCTGCTCCGCAGCCAGAGCCTGGCGGTGTACGCGCCCGAGAACATCGGCCACTTCGGTCTCGCGCTGGCGTCCTACGCGCACTTCACCTCGCCGATCCGGCGCTATCCCGATCTGCTGGTGCATCGTGCGATCAAGCATGGCCTGTCGCGCAAGCCGGTGGACGCGTTCCAGTACTCCCCGCGCGACATGGCGGCACTGGCGCTGCAATGCTCCGAGCGCGAGCGCCGTGCCGACGAAGCCGAGCGCGAGGTGGACGAGCGTTTCCGCGCCGCGTGGATGGAGAAGCATGTCGGCGGCCAGTTCGACGGCGTGATCAGCGGCGTCACCAGCTTCGGCCTGTTCGTCGAGCTTGACGCGTCCAAGGTCAACGGCCTGGTCCACGTGACCCAGCTGCCGCACGACTACTACCACTTCGATCCGGTCCGCAAGACGCTCTCCGGCGAACGCCGTGGCCTGTCGTACCGCCTGGGCGACCGCGTGCGCATCATCGTGCTGAAGGCCAGCCTGGAAGAGCGCAAGATCGACTTCCGCCTGGTCGAGGACAAGACGAAGGACACCGGGCTGCCGCCGCCACCGACGCGCGGGCAGCCGGCGAAGCGCAAGAAGCAGAAGTACTGA
- the parC gene encoding DNA topoisomerase IV subunit A, giving the protein MSDTIRPTFHGFEQIPLREYAERAYLDYSMYVVLDRALPFIGDGLKPVQRRIIYSMSELGLNAGAKPKKSARTVGDVIGKYHPHGDSACYEALVLMAQPFSYRYPLIEGQGNFGSPDDPKSFAAMRYTESKLTPIAEVLLGELGQGTVDWAANFDGTLEEPTWLPARLPHLLLNGTTGIAVGMATDVPPHNLNEIVSACIRLIDDPDATVADLCEHVRGPDYPTKAEIITAASDLRAMYENGTGSVRARAVWRKDNANIVIEALPYQVSPSKIIEQIATQMRAKKLPWLEDIRDESDHANPVRVVLIPRSNRVDAEQLMGHLFATTDLEKSYRVNLNIIGLDGRPQVKNLKMLLTEWLAFRSDTVTRRLKHRLEKVERRLHLLEGLLVAFLNLDEVIRIIRTEDEPKAALIARFKLSEDQADYILETKLRQLARLEEMKIRGEQDELQAEREKIAGILESKAKLKKLIKDELTADAKKFGDARLSPLVQRDAAQALDETELVASEPMTVVVSEKGWIRAAKGHEVDAATLSYRDGDGLLAAVRSRSTQQVAFLDSEGRSYSTAVHTLPSARGNGEPLTGRFSPAAGASFQALASGDNDSRFVLASSHGYGFVTRFENLTGRQKAGKAMLNLTPGAGVLQPAQVPNVETDRIVAVTSAGHLLAFPVSELPELDKGKGNKLIEIPKAKLGTERVVAIAAVTPGSTLLVKSGQRTMSLSFKDLDEYVGARATRGGLLPRGWQKVDGLEVQ; this is encoded by the coding sequence ATGAGCGACACCATCCGCCCCACCTTCCACGGCTTCGAACAGATCCCGCTCCGCGAATACGCCGAACGCGCCTACCTCGACTATTCGATGTACGTGGTGCTCGACCGCGCCCTGCCCTTCATCGGCGACGGATTGAAGCCGGTACAGCGACGCATCATCTACTCGATGAGCGAGCTGGGCCTCAACGCCGGCGCGAAGCCGAAGAAGTCCGCGCGCACCGTGGGCGACGTGATCGGCAAATACCACCCGCACGGCGACAGCGCCTGCTACGAAGCGCTGGTGCTGATGGCGCAGCCATTCTCGTACCGCTATCCGCTGATCGAGGGCCAGGGCAACTTCGGCTCGCCGGACGACCCGAAGTCGTTCGCGGCCATGCGCTACACCGAGTCCAAGCTCACCCCCATCGCCGAAGTGCTGCTGGGCGAACTCGGCCAGGGCACGGTGGACTGGGCGGCGAATTTCGACGGCACGCTCGAGGAGCCCACGTGGCTGCCCGCGCGCCTGCCGCACCTGCTGCTCAACGGCACCACCGGCATCGCCGTGGGCATGGCCACCGACGTGCCGCCGCACAACCTCAATGAAATCGTCAGCGCGTGCATCCGCCTGATCGACGACCCGGACGCGACCGTCGCGGACCTGTGCGAGCACGTGCGCGGCCCGGATTATCCCACCAAGGCGGAAATCATCACCGCGGCGTCGGACCTGCGCGCGATGTACGAAAACGGCACCGGCAGCGTCCGCGCACGCGCCGTGTGGCGCAAGGACAACGCCAACATCGTGATCGAGGCGCTGCCCTACCAGGTCTCGCCGTCGAAGATCATCGAGCAGATCGCCACCCAGATGCGGGCGAAGAAACTGCCGTGGCTGGAGGACATCCGCGACGAATCCGACCATGCCAATCCGGTGCGCGTCGTGCTGATCCCGCGCTCCAACCGCGTGGATGCCGAACAGCTGATGGGCCACCTGTTCGCCACCACCGACCTGGAGAAGAGCTACCGGGTCAACCTCAACATCATCGGGCTCGACGGCCGTCCGCAGGTCAAGAACCTGAAGATGCTGCTGACCGAATGGCTGGCGTTCCGCAGCGACACCGTGACGCGCCGTCTCAAGCACCGGCTGGAGAAGGTCGAGCGCCGCCTGCACCTGTTGGAAGGGTTGCTGGTCGCGTTCCTCAACCTGGATGAAGTGATCCGCATCATCCGCACCGAGGACGAACCGAAGGCCGCGCTGATCGCCCGCTTCAAGCTGAGCGAGGACCAGGCGGACTACATCCTCGAGACCAAGCTGAGGCAGCTCGCCCGCCTCGAGGAAATGAAGATCCGCGGCGAGCAGGACGAGTTGCAGGCCGAGCGCGAGAAGATCGCCGGCATCCTGGAATCCAAGGCCAAGCTGAAGAAGCTGATCAAGGACGAACTGACGGCCGACGCGAAGAAGTTCGGCGACGCCCGCCTGTCGCCCCTGGTGCAGCGCGATGCCGCGCAGGCCCTGGACGAAACCGAACTGGTCGCGAGCGAGCCGATGACGGTGGTGGTGTCGGAGAAGGGCTGGATCCGCGCCGCCAAGGGCCACGAGGTGGACGCTGCCACCCTCTCCTACCGCGACGGCGACGGCCTGCTGGCCGCGGTGCGCTCGCGCAGCACGCAGCAGGTCGCCTTCCTCGACTCCGAAGGCCGCAGCTACTCGACGGCCGTGCATACGCTGCCCTCGGCGCGCGGCAACGGCGAACCGTTGACCGGCCGCTTCTCGCCGGCGGCGGGTGCGTCGTTCCAGGCGTTGGCCAGCGGCGACAACGACAGCCGGTTCGTGCTGGCGTCTTCGCACGGCTACGGCTTCGTCACCCGCTTCGAGAACCTCACCGGGCGCCAGAAAGCGGGCAAGGCGATGCTCAACCTGACCCCGGGCGCGGGCGTGCTGCAGCCGGCCCAGGTGCCGAACGTGGAGACCGACCGCATCGTCGCCGTGACCAGCGCCGGCCACCTGCTGGCGTTTCCCGTCAGCGAACTGCCCGAGCTGGACAAAGGCAAGGGCAACAAGCTGATCGAGATCCCGAAGGCCAAGCTGGGCACCGAGCGCGTCGTCGCCATCGCGGCGGTGACGCCGGGCAGCACATTGCTGGTCAAGAGTGGGCAGCGCACGATGAGCCTGTCGTTCAAGGACCTGGACGAATACGTCGGCGCGCGGGCGACGCGCGGCGGGTTGTTGCCGCGCGGCTGGCAGAAAGTCGACGGACTCGAAGTCCAGTAG
- a CDS encoding thiopurine S-methyltransferase gives MDADFWLQKWQEGQIGFHRSDVMPLLEKHWPSLQLPSDARVLVPLCGKSLDMHWLAAQGHRVLGVELSPLAVTQFFEEAGLEPVRTTSRYGDHFSAGPVEIILGDAFGLDPALLADVAGVYDRAALIALPPDLRLRYRDTVYASLPAGCQGLLITLEYPQAEKAGPPFSVEQPEVEALFAAPWRHTLLERRDILDQEARFREEGLSALETAVYRLRRG, from the coding sequence ATGGACGCCGATTTCTGGTTGCAGAAGTGGCAGGAAGGCCAGATCGGTTTCCATCGCAGCGACGTGATGCCGCTGCTGGAGAAGCACTGGCCGTCGCTGCAACTGCCTTCAGACGCGCGCGTGCTCGTGCCGCTGTGCGGCAAGTCGCTGGACATGCACTGGCTGGCCGCGCAGGGCCATCGCGTGCTCGGCGTGGAACTGTCGCCACTGGCGGTGACGCAGTTCTTCGAGGAGGCCGGGCTGGAACCCGTGCGGACCACGAGCCGCTACGGCGACCACTTCAGCGCAGGGCCGGTGGAGATCATTCTGGGGGATGCCTTCGGGCTGGACCCGGCGCTGCTCGCCGACGTGGCCGGTGTGTACGACCGTGCCGCCCTGATCGCGCTGCCGCCTGACCTGCGCCTGCGTTACCGCGACACGGTCTACGCGTCCCTGCCTGCCGGCTGCCAGGGGCTGCTGATCACGCTGGAGTATCCGCAGGCCGAGAAGGCCGGCCCGCCGTTTTCGGTGGAACAGCCGGAGGTCGAGGCGCTGTTCGCCGCACCGTGGCGGCATACGTTGCTGGAGCGGCGCGACATTCTGGACCAGGAGGCGCGCTTCCGCGAAGAAGGCCTGAGCGCGTTGGAAACCGCGGTCTACCGCCTGCGCCGGGGCTGA
- the bfr gene encoding bacterioferritin — protein MKGHPDVVEYLKFLLRGELAARDQYFIHSRRYEDQGLKALFHRIDHEMQEETQHADALLRRILFLEGDPDMRPEAFTAGTTVEEMLQRDLEVEYAVRTHLAKGVALCEQHGDYVTREILLTQLQDTEEDHAHWLEQQLGLIKRLGIQLYLTSKLDGEAVGG, from the coding sequence ATGAAAGGCCACCCCGACGTCGTCGAATACCTCAAGTTCCTGCTGCGTGGCGAACTCGCCGCGCGCGACCAGTACTTCATCCATTCGCGGCGCTACGAGGACCAGGGCCTGAAGGCGCTGTTCCACCGCATCGACCATGAGATGCAGGAAGAGACCCAGCACGCCGACGCGCTGCTGCGCCGCATCCTGTTCCTCGAGGGCGACCCGGACATGCGCCCGGAGGCCTTCACCGCCGGCACGACGGTCGAGGAGATGCTGCAGCGCGACCTCGAAGTCGAGTACGCGGTGCGCACCCACCTGGCCAAGGGCGTGGCGCTGTGCGAACAGCATGGCGACTACGTGACGCGCGAGATCCTGCTGACCCAGTTGCAGGACACCGAGGAAGATCACGCGCACTGGCTGGAGCAGCAACTGGGCCTGATCAAGCGTCTGGGCATCCAGCTGTACCTGACCTCCAAGCTGGACGGCGAAGCCGTCGGCGGATAA
- a CDS encoding penicillin acylase family protein — protein MLKWTRRIALLLLALVVLVVLVAWWMLRGSLAQLDGETGLAGLSAPASVQRDALGVVTIDAASEADAVRALGYVHAQERYFEMDLMRRSSAGELAELFGPIAVDLDKERRVHRIRARLGEHLDAFAGSRMPQLQAYADGVNAGLAGLRSRPWPYLLLRQEPREWEVLDSALTGYAMYFDLQDAQNVRELGLWQIRQHVPEGLYTLLAHDGTEWDAPLFGEARGNAPLPDASQVDLRTLPMPKTDSHQRLADKGTPGSNNWAVAGALTADGRAIVADDMHLGLRAPGIWFRVRLRYPDPHAPGGKVDVSGFSLPGLPAIIVGSNGRVAWGFTNSYADTADWYPVNPCKDKTTTGCDAVERHAETIKVAGGEDVAFEVLDTRHGPVVHRAKGDRPALALRWVAQLPGALNFGLSELARADDLSAALAVAQRTATPAQNLVVADRNGRIAWRILGPLPSRAGACAHALDGAAPAAPTDEAATTCKPWDLSYQLSPVLTSPESHRLWTANARVLDGAALARVGDGGYALGARAQQIRDGLMAKDRFTEKDLLAIQLDDRALFLERWWALLQAEAKKRPADASLKALADAGKTWDGTANIDSVSYRLVRAWRLAVHARIADGLTAPAQAELGDAFIMPDLPQLEGVVWPLLEQRPAHLLSRRYESWDALLEDAAKEVRDDLAGQGPLAERRWGERNTAKICHPLANALPAFLKPRLCMPGEPLAGDGAMPRVQGPSFGASERMVVSPGHEADGIIHMPGGQSGHPMSPFWGAGHDDWVHGRPTPFLPGEATHTLTLRPANAQPR, from the coding sequence ATGCTGAAGTGGACCCGGCGCATCGCGCTGCTGCTGTTGGCCCTGGTGGTACTGGTGGTGCTGGTCGCTTGGTGGATGCTGCGGGGAAGCCTCGCGCAGCTGGACGGCGAGACCGGCCTGGCCGGCCTGTCGGCCCCGGCCAGCGTGCAGCGCGACGCCCTGGGCGTGGTCACGATCGATGCCGCCAGCGAGGCCGACGCGGTCCGCGCGCTCGGCTACGTGCACGCGCAGGAACGCTATTTCGAGATGGACTTGATGCGCCGCAGCTCGGCCGGCGAACTGGCGGAGCTGTTTGGGCCGATCGCCGTCGACCTGGACAAGGAACGCCGCGTGCACCGCATCCGCGCGCGCCTGGGCGAGCATCTGGACGCCTTCGCCGGCAGTCGAATGCCGCAACTGCAGGCCTACGCCGACGGCGTGAACGCGGGGCTCGCGGGTCTGCGCTCGCGCCCCTGGCCCTATCTGCTGCTGCGGCAGGAACCGCGCGAATGGGAGGTGCTGGATTCGGCGCTGACCGGCTACGCCATGTACTTCGATCTGCAGGATGCGCAGAACGTGCGCGAGCTGGGCCTGTGGCAGATCCGCCAGCACGTGCCGGAGGGTCTCTACACCCTGCTCGCCCACGATGGCACCGAGTGGGACGCCCCGCTGTTCGGCGAAGCGCGCGGCAACGCGCCCCTGCCGGATGCCAGCCAGGTGGACCTGCGCACGCTGCCGATGCCCAAGACGGATTCGCACCAGCGCCTGGCCGACAAGGGCACACCCGGCAGCAACAATTGGGCGGTCGCGGGCGCGCTGACGGCCGATGGCCGCGCCATCGTCGCCGACGACATGCACTTGGGCCTGCGCGCGCCCGGCATCTGGTTCCGCGTGCGCCTGCGATATCCGGACCCGCATGCGCCGGGCGGCAAGGTCGATGTGTCCGGCTTCAGCCTGCCGGGCCTGCCGGCGATCATCGTCGGCAGCAACGGGCGCGTCGCCTGGGGCTTCACCAACAGCTACGCGGACACCGCGGACTGGTATCCGGTGAATCCCTGCAAGGACAAGACGACGACGGGGTGCGATGCCGTCGAGCGCCATGCGGAAACCATCAAGGTGGCCGGCGGCGAAGACGTGGCGTTCGAAGTGCTCGACACGCGCCACGGCCCTGTCGTGCATCGCGCGAAGGGCGATCGCCCCGCGCTGGCGTTGCGCTGGGTGGCGCAGCTGCCCGGTGCGTTGAACTTCGGCCTGTCCGAACTCGCCCGCGCCGACGACCTGTCCGCCGCGCTCGCCGTCGCCCAGCGCACGGCCACGCCCGCGCAGAACCTCGTCGTCGCCGACCGCAACGGGCGCATCGCGTGGCGCATCCTCGGCCCGCTGCCTTCGCGCGCCGGCGCATGTGCGCATGCCCTCGACGGTGCGGCGCCTGCAGCGCCCACCGACGAAGCGGCGACTACCTGCAAGCCCTGGGATCTGTCCTACCAGCTCTCGCCCGTGCTGACATCGCCGGAGAGCCACCGTCTCTGGACCGCCAATGCGCGCGTGCTGGACGGCGCTGCACTGGCCCGCGTGGGCGATGGCGGCTATGCGTTGGGCGCGCGTGCGCAGCAGATCCGTGATGGCCTGATGGCGAAGGACCGCTTCACCGAAAAGGACCTGCTGGCGATCCAGCTCGACGATCGCGCGTTGTTCCTGGAGCGCTGGTGGGCGCTGCTGCAGGCCGAAGCGAAGAAACGGCCGGCGGATGCCTCCCTCAAGGCCCTCGCCGATGCCGGCAAGACCTGGGACGGCACCGCCAACATCGATTCGGTCAGCTACCGGCTGGTCCGCGCCTGGCGCCTGGCGGTGCATGCACGCATCGCCGACGGCCTCACCGCGCCCGCACAGGCGGAACTGGGCGACGCCTTCATCATGCCCGATCTGCCGCAGCTGGAAGGCGTGGTATGGCCGCTGCTCGAGCAGCGCCCGGCGCACCTGCTGTCGCGCCGCTATGAAAGCTGGGATGCGCTGCTGGAAGATGCGGCGAAGGAAGTGCGCGACGACCTCGCCGGCCAGGGACCGCTGGCCGAGCGGCGCTGGGGCGAACGCAATACCGCGAAGATCTGCCACCCGTTGGCCAACGCATTGCCCGCCTTCCTGAAGCCACGCCTGTGCATGCCGGGGGAACCGCTCGCCGGTGACGGCGCCATGCCGCGCGTGCAAGGCCCGTCCTTCGGCGCATCGGAGCGCATGGTGGTATCGCCCGGGCATGAGGCCGACGGCATCATCCATATGCCCGGCGGCCAGAGCGGCCATCCGATGTCGCCGTTCTGGGGCGCCGGCCATGACGACTGGGTGCATGGTCGGCCGACGCCGTTCCTGCCGGGCGAAGCCACCCACACGCTCACGCTGCGCCCCGCCAACGCTCAGCCCAGATAA
- a CDS encoding nuclear transport factor 2 family protein, whose translation MTPSEVVREWVRCFNAADVDGLAALYAEDAVNHQVVTDPLHGREAIASLFRTEFARATMVCEVEQILEDGEWAVLAWRDPLGLRGCGFFQVRDDRIVFQRGYFDQLSFFRQQGLAVPEHYLG comes from the coding sequence ATGACGCCGTCCGAGGTCGTGCGCGAATGGGTCCGCTGCTTCAACGCAGCGGATGTCGACGGATTGGCCGCGCTGTATGCGGAGGATGCCGTCAACCATCAGGTGGTGACCGACCCGTTGCACGGGCGCGAGGCGATCGCGTCGCTGTTCCGCACCGAATTCGCGCGCGCCACGATGGTGTGCGAGGTGGAGCAGATCCTCGAGGACGGCGAGTGGGCCGTCCTCGCGTGGCGCGATCCGCTGGGGCTGCGCGGGTGTGGCTTCTTCCAGGTACGCGACGACCGCATCGTCTTCCAGCGCGGCTACTTCGACCAGCTCAGCTTCTTCCGCCAGCAGGGGCTGGCGGTGCCGGAGCATTATCTGGGCTGA
- the asnB gene encoding asparagine synthase B — translation MCSIFGIFGLQPGDDIAALRRQSLELSQKQRHRGPDWSGVHHDEGAILVHERLAIVDPAGGSQPLRSADGDLVLAVNGEIYNHRELKGELTQDYAFQTGSDCEVINALYREDEPASFLNRLNGIFAFALWDKAEGRALIARDPVGVCPLYWGHDREGRLCVASEMKALAPICADVAQFPPGHYYDTATRALVKYYEKPWRDYAAVEGVQVPKEALRDAFERAVHRQLMTDVPYGVLLSGGLDSSLVAAVAARYARHRIEDNDKTEAWWPRLHSFAIGLDGSPDLAAAEVAAKALGTVHHGFTYTFQEGLDAIPEVIRHIETYDVTTIRASTPMYLLARRIKAMGVKMVLSGEGSDEIFGGYLYFHKAPNAREFHEELVRKLDALHNYDCLRANKSMMAWGVEPRVPFLDVEFLDVAMKMDAAHKMIDKTHAGAQRMEKGVLREAFDGYLPESILWRQKEQFSDGVGYGWIDGLKAHAEAQVSDRELAAADKRFPVNPPQTKEAYFYRTLFEQHYPGQACAETVPGGKSIACSSPAAIAWDASFAKMADPSGRAVAGVHASALQGAST, via the coding sequence ATGTGTTCCATCTTCGGAATCTTCGGGCTGCAGCCCGGCGACGACATTGCGGCCCTGCGACGGCAATCGCTGGAGCTGTCCCAGAAGCAGCGCCACCGCGGTCCGGACTGGAGCGGCGTCCATCACGACGAGGGCGCGATCCTGGTGCACGAGCGGCTGGCCATCGTCGATCCCGCCGGCGGCTCGCAGCCGTTGCGCTCGGCCGACGGCGACCTCGTCCTGGCCGTCAACGGCGAGATCTACAACCATCGCGAACTGAAGGGCGAACTGACGCAGGACTACGCCTTCCAGACCGGCTCGGATTGCGAGGTCATCAACGCGCTGTACCGCGAAGACGAGCCGGCGTCGTTCCTCAACCGCCTCAACGGCATCTTCGCCTTCGCACTGTGGGACAAGGCCGAGGGGCGTGCGCTGATCGCGCGAGATCCGGTCGGCGTGTGCCCGCTTTATTGGGGGCATGACCGTGAAGGTCGCCTGTGCGTGGCCTCCGAGATGAAGGCGCTGGCGCCGATCTGCGCCGACGTCGCGCAATTCCCGCCGGGCCATTACTACGACACCGCCACGCGCGCGCTGGTGAAGTACTACGAGAAACCCTGGCGCGACTACGCCGCCGTGGAAGGCGTGCAGGTGCCGAAGGAGGCGCTGCGCGACGCGTTCGAACGTGCCGTGCATCGCCAGCTGATGACCGACGTGCCGTACGGCGTGCTGCTCTCCGGCGGGCTGGACTCGTCGCTGGTGGCCGCGGTGGCCGCGCGCTATGCGCGCCACCGCATCGAGGACAACGACAAGACGGAGGCGTGGTGGCCGCGGCTGCACTCCTTCGCCATCGGCCTGGACGGTTCGCCGGATCTGGCGGCGGCCGAAGTCGCGGCGAAGGCACTGGGCACGGTGCACCACGGTTTCACCTACACCTTCCAGGAGGGCCTGGACGCGATTCCCGAAGTGATCCGCCACATCGAGACCTACGACGTCACCACCATCCGGGCGTCCACGCCGATGTACCTGCTCGCGCGCCGGATCAAGGCGATGGGCGTGAAGATGGTGCTGTCGGGCGAGGGCAGCGACGAGATCTTCGGCGGCTACCTGTACTTCCACAAGGCGCCGAACGCGCGCGAGTTCCACGAAGAGTTGGTGCGCAAGCTGGACGCGCTGCACAACTACGACTGCCTGCGCGCCAACAAGTCGATGATGGCTTGGGGCGTGGAGCCGCGCGTGCCATTCCTCGATGTCGAGTTCCTCGACGTCGCCATGAAGATGGACGCGGCGCACAAGATGATCGACAAGACCCACGCCGGTGCGCAGCGGATGGAGAAGGGCGTGCTGCGCGAAGCCTTCGACGGCTATCTGCCGGAGTCGATCCTGTGGCGGCAGAAAGAGCAGTTCAGCGACGGCGTCGGCTACGGCTGGATCGACGGGTTGAAGGCGCATGCCGAAGCGCAGGTCAGTGACCGCGAACTCGCCGCTGCCGACAAGCGTTTCCCGGTCAACCCGCCGCAGACCAAGGAAGCCTACTTCTACCGCACGCTGTTCGAGCAGCACTATCCGGGGCAGGCCTGCGCCGAGACGGTGCCGGGCGGCAAGTCGATCGCCTGTTCGTCGCCGGCGGCGATCGCCTGGGATGCGAGCTTCGCGAAGATGGCCGATCCGTCCGGCCGTGCCGTCGCCGGCGTGCACGCGTCCGCACTGCAGGGTGCATCGACATGA